A region of Rhodoligotrophos appendicifer DNA encodes the following proteins:
- a CDS encoding ABC transporter ATP-binding protein — protein MSDIILSTRGLTKEFAGFVAVNEVDLNVRRGSIHALIGPNGAGKTTCFNLLTKFIKPSSGTITYNGRDITGLAPAEIPHLGMVRSFQISAVFPHLTVVENVRVALQRKRGSSFDFWRSQKILASLDADALELVRAVGLESWAGATAAELSYGRKRALEIATTLALDPEMMLLDEPMAGMSQEDIERISALIKRVSTNRTILMVEHNLSVVSTLSDAITVLARGKIIAQGDYATVSKNPDVIEAYIGAGHA, from the coding sequence ATGTCAGACATCATTCTGAGTACACGTGGACTCACAAAGGAGTTCGCTGGTTTCGTCGCCGTCAATGAGGTGGACCTGAACGTCCGCCGCGGCAGCATTCATGCGTTGATCGGGCCGAACGGTGCAGGCAAGACTACTTGCTTCAACCTGCTGACCAAGTTCATCAAGCCTTCCAGCGGCACGATTACATATAATGGTCGAGATATCACTGGACTTGCGCCAGCGGAAATCCCGCATCTGGGAATGGTTAGGTCGTTCCAGATCTCAGCCGTGTTCCCTCACCTCACGGTAGTGGAGAATGTGCGCGTCGCACTTCAGCGCAAGCGCGGTTCATCGTTCGATTTCTGGCGTTCGCAAAAAATTCTGGCCTCGCTCGACGCGGATGCCTTGGAGTTGGTTCGCGCCGTCGGTCTCGAATCCTGGGCTGGAGCAACGGCTGCAGAGCTCTCCTATGGCCGTAAGCGGGCGCTCGAAATCGCTACGACGCTCGCGCTTGACCCCGAGATGATGCTGTTGGACGAGCCGATGGCCGGCATGAGCCAGGAAGATATCGAACGCATCTCCGCCCTCATCAAGAGGGTGTCGACCAATCGGACGATCTTGATGGTCGAGCACAATCTTTCAGTGGTCTCCACCCTGTCGGATGCGATCACCGTCCTGGCGAGGGGTAAAATCATCGCCCAGGGAGACTATGCCACGGTGTCTAAGAACCCGGATGTGATCGAAGCCTATATCGGAGCGGGACATGCTTGA
- a CDS encoding ABC transporter ATP-binding protein: MLEVAERPGEAKTDLLLTVRQLEAWYDESHVLHGVDFDVSAGEVVTLLGRNGAGKTTTLKSIMGIVKKRRGSVKFDDKELINQPSRVIARSGIGFCPEERGIFASLSVEENLMLPPIISDGGLSRDEIFQLFPNLKERLNSQGTKLSGGEQQMLAIGRILRTGAKLLLLDEPTEGLAPVIVQQIGVTINKLKQRGFTIVLVEQNFHFASTVADRHYVVEQGRVVDMILNSDIKKSEEKLHRYLGV; encoded by the coding sequence ATGCTTGAAGTTGCTGAACGGCCCGGGGAGGCCAAGACGGACTTGCTGCTGACGGTTCGTCAGCTGGAGGCATGGTATGATGAATCACACGTGCTTCACGGGGTCGATTTCGACGTGAGTGCGGGAGAAGTCGTAACCCTGCTCGGCCGCAACGGGGCTGGTAAAACAACGACCCTCAAGTCGATTATGGGAATCGTGAAAAAGCGGCGCGGATCGGTCAAATTCGACGACAAGGAACTGATCAACCAGCCGTCGAGGGTCATCGCGCGGTCCGGCATCGGTTTCTGCCCTGAAGAACGCGGGATCTTTGCCAGTCTGAGTGTCGAAGAGAATTTGATGCTGCCCCCGATCATCAGCGACGGTGGGCTTTCACGAGACGAAATCTTCCAGCTCTTTCCCAATCTGAAGGAGCGCCTGAACAGCCAGGGGACCAAGCTCTCCGGAGGCGAGCAGCAGATGCTCGCCATCGGCCGCATCCTCCGGACCGGCGCGAAGCTCCTTTTGCTGGACGAACCGACGGAAGGCCTCGCGCCCGTCATCGTCCAGCAGATCGGGGTGACCATCAACAAGCTGAAGCAAAGGGGCTTCACGATCGTCTTGGTGGAACAGAACTTTCATTTCGCCTCCACCGTGGCCGACAGACATTATGTCGTTGAACAGGGCCGTGTGGTCGACATGATTCTGAACAGTGACATCAAGAAGAGTGAAGAGAAACTCCATCGATATCTGGGCGTCTGA
- a CDS encoding ABC transporter substrate-binding protein produces the protein MMIKTMLGAVAGLALFAGSSFAQDLSVKIGVLNDRSGIYADITGEGSVVAARMAVEDFNAKNPDIKVEVVSADHQNKPDIASNIARQWYDQDGVDAIFDLPTSSTALAVSEVTREKNKVIIVSGGGTSDLTGKNCSPNTIHWTYDTWSLGNGTASALVQKDLKKWFFITADYAFGHALERDTSQLVKAAGGEVLGSVKYPFPGQDFSSYLLQAQSSGAQVVALANAGGDFINSMKQASEFGIVAGGQNMAGLLVFITDINALGLEAAQGLNLTEAFYWDLNDNSRAFSDRYEKIGGKKPGMVQAGVYSSVLHYLEAIKAVGSKDAKAVVAKLKEAPIQDSLFGTVTVRPDGRAIHDMYLFQVKKPSESKGPWDFYNLVSTIPADKAFRPIEDGGCKM, from the coding sequence ATGATGATTAAAACCATGCTTGGTGCCGTTGCTGGACTTGCATTGTTTGCAGGCAGCAGCTTTGCACAGGATCTCAGCGTTAAGATCGGCGTGCTCAACGACAGGTCTGGAATTTACGCCGATATTACAGGGGAAGGTTCCGTCGTCGCGGCACGCATGGCCGTCGAGGATTTCAATGCGAAGAATCCCGACATCAAAGTGGAGGTCGTGTCCGCCGATCATCAAAACAAACCTGACATCGCTTCAAACATTGCTCGCCAATGGTATGATCAAGACGGCGTCGACGCGATTTTCGACCTGCCGACCTCTTCGACCGCTTTGGCCGTCTCCGAGGTTACGCGTGAAAAAAACAAGGTCATCATCGTGTCCGGAGGTGGCACCTCGGATCTAACGGGTAAAAATTGTTCGCCCAATACGATTCACTGGACATACGATACTTGGTCCCTAGGCAATGGGACCGCCAGCGCTCTCGTGCAAAAGGACCTCAAAAAGTGGTTCTTCATCACGGCGGATTACGCCTTCGGACATGCACTTGAAAGGGACACCTCACAGCTGGTCAAAGCCGCTGGCGGTGAAGTCCTCGGATCGGTGAAATACCCGTTCCCCGGGCAGGATTTCTCCTCCTACCTGCTGCAGGCTCAATCCTCCGGCGCGCAAGTCGTGGCCCTTGCCAATGCCGGTGGCGACTTCATCAATTCAATGAAGCAGGCGTCTGAATTCGGCATCGTAGCCGGCGGGCAGAACATGGCCGGCTTGCTGGTGTTCATCACCGACATCAACGCGCTGGGGCTTGAGGCGGCGCAGGGGCTGAACCTGACCGAAGCCTTCTACTGGGACCTGAACGACAATTCTCGAGCCTTTTCGGACCGGTACGAAAAAATCGGGGGCAAGAAGCCTGGCATGGTTCAGGCAGGCGTCTATTCCTCGGTCTTGCATTACTTGGAGGCCATTAAGGCTGTAGGCAGCAAGGATGCAAAAGCGGTCGTTGCCAAGCTTAAGGAAGCGCCGATCCAGGACAGCCTCTTCGGCACCGTCACTGTGCGTCCGGATGGGCGGGCCATCCACGACATGTACCTGTTCCAAGTCAAAAAGCCTTCAGAATCCAAGGGGCCCTGGGACTTTTACAATCTCGTTTCCACGATCCCTGCGGACAAGGCATTCCGGCCGATCGAAGACGGCGGCTGCAAGATGTAA
- a CDS encoding branched-chain amino acid ABC transporter permease, whose amino-acid sequence MPEIFGIPTAALFGQLLLGIINGAFYAILSLGLAVIFGLLNIINFSHGAQYMMGAFVAWMLLSYLGLGYWWALVLAPITVGLFGIILERTLIKQLQDLDHLYGLLLTFGIALIIEGLFRNQYGISGLPYAIPPQLAGGYNLGFMFLPAYRGWVVIASLVVCLATWFIIEKTRLGAYLRAATENPTLVQAFGINVPLMVTLTYGFGVALAGFAGVLAAPIYSVNPNMGAEIIIVVFAVVVIGGMGSIMGSILTGFGLGVVQGLTRVFYPEASATVIFIIMAIVLLIKPAGLFGRTA is encoded by the coding sequence ATGCCCGAGATTTTCGGGATTCCGACGGCGGCCCTGTTTGGCCAATTGCTGCTCGGAATCATTAACGGCGCATTTTACGCTATTTTGAGCTTGGGCCTGGCCGTCATCTTTGGCCTCCTGAACATCATCAACTTCAGCCATGGCGCCCAATATATGATGGGAGCCTTTGTGGCCTGGATGCTGCTGAGTTATCTCGGACTCGGCTATTGGTGGGCGCTGGTTCTAGCACCGATCACCGTCGGGCTCTTCGGCATTATTCTTGAGCGGACGCTGATCAAGCAGCTGCAGGATCTCGATCATCTTTATGGCTTGCTGCTGACCTTCGGGATCGCTCTGATCATTGAAGGTCTGTTCCGCAATCAGTATGGCATTTCGGGTCTCCCCTATGCCATTCCGCCGCAACTGGCAGGCGGCTACAATCTCGGTTTCATGTTTCTTCCGGCTTACCGAGGCTGGGTCGTCATCGCATCGCTGGTGGTCTGTTTGGCCACATGGTTCATCATCGAAAAAACACGCCTTGGCGCCTATTTGCGGGCGGCCACCGAAAACCCGACTCTCGTGCAAGCCTTCGGCATAAACGTGCCTCTCATGGTGACGCTGACCTACGGCTTCGGCGTTGCGCTGGCAGGATTTGCCGGCGTGCTCGCAGCCCCGATTTATTCGGTCAACCCCAATATGGGTGCGGAGATCATCATCGTGGTCTTTGCTGTCGTCGTCATCGGCGGCATGGGGTCGATCATGGGATCGATCCTCACCGGCTTCGGCCTCGGGGTTGTTCAAGGCCTGACACGGGTCTTCTATCCGGAGGCATCCGCCACCGTCATCTTCATCATCATGGCAATCGTGCTCCTGATTAAGCCGGCAGGTTTATTTGGGAGGACCGCATAG
- a CDS encoding branched-chain amino acid ABC transporter permease, whose translation MPVHHRWIFVALIALLCVLPLVVYPVFAMKVLCFALFASAFNLLLGYGGLLSFGHAAFFGMASYVSAHAAKVWGLTPELAILSGTIVAACLGLVIGALAIRRSGIYFAMVTLAFAQMVYFFCLQAQFTGGEDGIQAVPRGWLFGVFDLGDDMVLYFVVAVIFLAGILAIYRIIHSPFGQVLKAIRDNEPRAISLGYRVNQYKLTVFVLSAAFSGLAGATKAIVFRLASLTDVHWAMSGEVVLMSLLGGMGTVFGPMVGATVLVTMQNYLASMGAWVTVIQGVIFVICVLLFRKGIVGVLASWTKRPL comes from the coding sequence ATGCCCGTTCATCACCGATGGATCTTTGTCGCTCTCATCGCATTGCTCTGCGTCCTGCCGCTCGTCGTGTATCCCGTCTTCGCCATGAAGGTCTTGTGCTTTGCGCTCTTTGCCTCGGCCTTCAACCTGCTCCTCGGCTATGGAGGGCTCTTGTCCTTCGGGCATGCCGCCTTCTTCGGAATGGCGAGCTATGTCAGCGCCCATGCGGCCAAGGTCTGGGGCCTGACGCCCGAGCTTGCGATATTATCTGGAACCATCGTGGCCGCCTGCCTTGGCCTCGTCATCGGTGCGCTGGCGATCCGGCGATCGGGAATCTATTTCGCCATGGTGACCCTTGCGTTTGCGCAAATGGTCTACTTCTTTTGCCTGCAAGCTCAGTTCACAGGGGGAGAGGACGGCATTCAAGCGGTCCCTCGCGGCTGGTTGTTCGGGGTTTTCGATCTCGGCGACGACATGGTTCTGTATTTCGTTGTCGCCGTCATCTTTCTTGCTGGCATTCTTGCCATTTACCGCATCATTCACTCGCCGTTCGGACAGGTGCTGAAGGCGATCCGCGATAACGAACCCCGAGCCATATCGCTCGGCTATCGCGTCAATCAGTACAAGTTGACCGTCTTCGTGCTCTCGGCGGCATTTTCAGGACTTGCGGGCGCGACCAAAGCCATCGTCTTTCGCCTTGCTTCCCTTACGGACGTTCATTGGGCCATGTCGGGTGAGGTCGTTCTGATGTCCTTGCTCGGTGGCATGGGCACAGTCTTCGGGCCGATGGTCGGGGCAACCGTCCTCGTGACCATGCAGAACTATCTGGCCTCAATGGGCGCCTGGGTCACCGTGATCCAAGGCGTGATCTTCGTGATCTGCGTCCTGCTGTTTCGCAAGGGTATTGTCGGCGTCTTGGCGAGCTGGACTAAACGACCCCTGTGA
- a CDS encoding DMT family transporter, whose amino-acid sequence MSQSSTLPARHDHLDGLALGLMILICASWGLNQVAVKIAGDGISPIWLATLRSAGGTVLMVTWMLWRNIPIFSRDGSLGVGLLMGFIFAVEFILFYWGMTFTTVSRGVLFFYMSPFAVAIGAHFFIRGERLTQRKLVGLCLAFTGLGLAVYEGLTFPTYRELIGDGMIFFAAVLWGIQTVLFKAGRLSAIAPEKTLLYELGVSALLMPLALLFVSERGIFSPSMLVWACVAYQIIVIVFASYIGWLWLVVRYPASHLASFSFLVPVLGFLGGAVLLNEEISPLLLGTVTLICSGIYIVSRSDRPKSAAA is encoded by the coding sequence ATGTCACAATCGTCGACGCTTCCTGCCCGTCACGATCACCTCGATGGCTTGGCACTCGGTCTCATGATCCTGATCTGCGCAAGCTGGGGCCTCAATCAGGTTGCGGTGAAGATTGCCGGAGATGGGATCTCGCCGATTTGGCTTGCGACCCTCCGCTCAGCCGGCGGCACAGTGCTCATGGTGACATGGATGCTGTGGAGGAACATTCCCATTTTCAGTCGCGATGGAAGCCTGGGCGTTGGCCTGTTGATGGGCTTCATCTTCGCTGTCGAGTTCATCCTTTTCTACTGGGGCATGACCTTCACAACCGTCTCACGGGGCGTCTTGTTCTTCTACATGTCTCCTTTCGCGGTCGCGATCGGCGCGCATTTTTTCATTCGCGGCGAGCGCCTGACCCAACGGAAATTGGTCGGGCTATGCCTTGCCTTCACCGGGCTCGGCCTTGCCGTCTACGAGGGTCTGACGTTCCCCACCTATCGGGAGCTGATCGGCGATGGCATGATCTTCTTTGCCGCCGTGCTGTGGGGAATTCAGACCGTCCTGTTCAAGGCCGGGCGACTCTCAGCAATCGCTCCGGAAAAGACACTTCTCTACGAACTTGGCGTCTCGGCACTTCTCATGCCCCTGGCTCTGCTCTTCGTCTCGGAGCGGGGAATTTTCTCGCCGTCGATGCTCGTCTGGGCCTGCGTCGCCTATCAGATCATTGTCATCGTCTTTGCTAGCTATATCGGCTGGCTCTGGCTCGTCGTCCGCTATCCCGCCTCGCACCTCGCATCCTTCAGCTTCCTTGTGCCGGTGCTCGGCTTTCTGGGTGGAGCAGTCCTCCTGAACGAAGAGATCAGCCCGTTGTTGTTGGGAACCGTGACGCTGATCTGCAGCGGCATCTATATTGTGAGCCGCAGCGACCGGCCTAAATCCGCTGCTGCATAA
- a CDS encoding alpha-2-macroglobulin family protein, translating to MAIFLAFSFLGILGNGDSVRAQEPRIETTEDADYFGHDLRQLLDVTFDLCKTSCLADTQCKALTYNKQAQRCFLKTMAGDLKPAKGATAGRLVAPEIAAHTAAAPALTAEQKAALLQFLPNGLPDEAKRFQRSIASATPATQGSAESAFQDGNSAYLQRNFRGAAQHFQEALKLDDSRSSVWLALSRALLEIETDNYDERYRLPQEASSAALNGFNSALSAQERAEALSILARALERREFYRAAIEAYKASLAITSTPAVQEAYDTLRRERGFRIIDYNVDSDAASPRICISFSEPLQRLPDGLAKFVLVNEKTPGDVEVEDRQLCIDGAQHGERYRIGIRAGLPSAVDENLERPAALDIYVRDRTSSVRFSGRNFVLPPLGAQTIPLVSINTSQVELSLFRLGDRALTGVINNQTFLSQLDDYQAEQIADQQGEELWKGTLEVKTELNREVTTGFPVTDVLKDRRPGVYILRGRPISAANQSWQAQATQWFVISDIGLASVSGTDGLHVFTRSLSSAKPLAGVELRLVARNNDVLAVTRSDPDGYAHFAPGMVRGIGGAAPALVIATAESDSGFIDLTKPAFDLSDRGVAGRQAPGAIDSFLYTERGIYRPGETVYISALLRDAKGFASTGLPLTIVTERPDGVEFSRSTVEDKGLGGHELELLLPNDAMRGGWQVKAFIDPKAPALAQTSILVEDFIPDRLELELESTVRSIDRDKSFPVDVSGRYLYGTPAANLALEGEILIAPAASLDGFTGYTFGLSDEEIQPQRKPILDVPSLDAEGKAHIDVVVGDTLVSTRPLEAKITVRLRETGGRAVEQTLTRPINPNGPMIGIKPRFEGSIGQGEVAQFDVIALDRSQQRTNISGARWSLYKIEKNYQWYMTNGQWNYEPVSFTRKIADGSVDLGADAPAVVQSPVEWGRYRLEVSASEGEFAASSVEFDAGWYVEAATADTPDVLEISLDKEKYQPGETARVKITPRFQGIAMLTVMSDRLIAMKTVEVPLEGTEVEFTVEQSWLPGAYVTASLYRAADAATSRMPARALGLAWLGTDVSTRTLDVALDAPEIIRPNTTLDVTAAVSGGSPGEDVYLTLAAVDVGILNVTRYQSPSPGNWYFGQRRLGMDLRDLYGRLIDGMSAAPGVIRSGGGEASLQISGNPPTQPLVAAFSGIVKVDPEGKVAVSFSIPQFNGSVRLMAVAWSADSVGQASRDVIVRDPIVVSASVPRFMAPGDEARVTLEMTNSDGSPGDYTVQVTSSGEIEVDQDGDEQIVTLAAGERKVLTTNLVAKENGLGIVTVALSGGGLELAQELIVPVRPSEALASQRLVKSIPPKTGTLSLGSELFAGHSSKGATLDVSIMSRGAIDVPSLLLSLDRYPYGCAEQLTSRALPLLYFNDLASVIGIARDSGATKRIQTTITDVLAKQSSTGSFGLWSPASGDLWLDSYVTDFLTRAREAGYQVPDVAFMQALDNLQNQLAYASDSDSGNEPIAYALYVLARNKRAAIGDLRYYADAKLDKLGSGLAKAQLGAALALYGERNRSEVAFAKAFDALGPDHALQPDEISTRTDYGSQLRDAAATLALLSEVEPPLPMSETLIRRVSDLRAQARNTSTQEEAWLLLAAHGLMERFKTVELELAGVPVKDALFRTFDQDVLAAQPIQIANLSDQPVDAVITIKGFPLQAPAAGGDGFKITRQYFDLDGKEVSPSSVAQNERFVVVLTVSEENELPSRVLVVDRLPAGFEIDNPHIVKSADLAAFQWLPDNINAARTEFRDDRFVAAFDRTENSERSIVIAYVVRAVTPGQYVHPAATVEDMYRPDLSAWTDEGTVEVTAPKPN from the coding sequence ATGGCTATATTTCTAGCCTTTTCCTTTCTCGGCATTCTGGGCAACGGTGATTCCGTGCGGGCGCAGGAGCCCCGCATCGAAACGACCGAAGATGCAGATTACTTCGGTCATGATCTGAGGCAACTCCTCGACGTCACGTTCGACCTCTGCAAGACCTCTTGTCTTGCGGACACTCAGTGCAAGGCGTTGACCTACAACAAACAGGCACAGCGCTGCTTTCTCAAGACCATGGCCGGTGATCTGAAGCCTGCGAAAGGCGCCACGGCTGGACGTCTGGTGGCGCCCGAGATTGCAGCTCATACAGCGGCTGCCCCGGCGCTGACCGCCGAGCAGAAGGCCGCACTGCTGCAATTTCTACCGAATGGCCTGCCCGACGAGGCGAAGCGTTTTCAAAGGTCGATCGCCAGTGCAACACCTGCCACCCAAGGGAGCGCCGAATCCGCTTTTCAAGATGGCAACAGCGCATATCTCCAAAGGAATTTCCGCGGAGCCGCTCAACATTTCCAGGAAGCGCTCAAGCTTGATGACAGTCGCTCTTCCGTCTGGCTCGCCCTATCCCGGGCACTTCTGGAGATCGAAACGGACAATTATGACGAACGCTACCGCTTGCCGCAGGAGGCAAGTTCGGCCGCATTGAATGGTTTCAACAGCGCCCTTTCCGCTCAGGAACGCGCAGAAGCCTTGAGCATACTCGCCAGGGCTCTCGAAAGGCGGGAGTTCTACCGGGCCGCGATTGAGGCCTATAAGGCGAGCCTGGCAATCACATCGACGCCTGCCGTACAGGAGGCATATGATACGCTCCGCCGGGAACGAGGCTTTCGCATTATCGACTACAATGTCGACTCGGATGCTGCGTCGCCGAGGATATGCATCAGTTTCTCGGAACCGCTGCAACGCCTGCCCGATGGGTTGGCAAAATTTGTCCTGGTCAATGAGAAGACCCCCGGCGACGTCGAGGTTGAAGATCGACAACTCTGCATCGACGGCGCCCAGCACGGCGAGCGTTACCGCATCGGGATCCGGGCGGGGCTACCCTCCGCCGTTGATGAGAATCTAGAGCGGCCGGCTGCTCTCGACATCTATGTAAGGGACAGAACGTCATCCGTGCGTTTCTCAGGGCGCAACTTCGTTCTGCCACCCCTGGGAGCGCAAACGATCCCCCTCGTCTCCATCAACACGTCCCAAGTGGAGCTCAGCCTGTTCAGGTTGGGTGATCGCGCACTGACTGGCGTCATCAACAATCAAACATTTTTATCCCAGCTTGATGATTATCAAGCTGAGCAGATAGCAGACCAACAGGGTGAAGAGCTTTGGAAGGGGACGCTTGAGGTAAAGACAGAGCTGAACAGGGAAGTCACGACAGGATTTCCCGTCACGGACGTCCTCAAAGACCGCAGGCCGGGTGTCTACATCCTGCGCGGCCGCCCGATCAGCGCAGCAAATCAAAGCTGGCAGGCACAGGCGACACAGTGGTTCGTCATCTCGGACATCGGTCTGGCGAGCGTCTCCGGAACAGACGGGCTCCATGTCTTCACGCGGTCCCTCTCCAGCGCGAAGCCGTTGGCGGGAGTCGAGTTGCGGCTGGTCGCCAGGAACAACGACGTGCTCGCCGTCACACGATCAGATCCTGACGGTTATGCCCATTTCGCACCGGGAATGGTCCGGGGCATTGGTGGTGCGGCGCCAGCCCTTGTGATTGCAACCGCGGAGAGCGATTCCGGGTTCATTGACCTAACGAAGCCAGCCTTTGATTTGTCAGACCGCGGCGTCGCCGGCCGCCAAGCCCCGGGCGCCATCGATAGTTTCCTCTATACCGAACGGGGCATCTATCGCCCTGGGGAGACCGTCTACATATCTGCGCTCCTCCGCGACGCCAAAGGGTTCGCCTCGACGGGACTTCCCCTCACTATCGTCACCGAACGTCCCGATGGCGTCGAGTTCTCCCGAAGCACCGTCGAAGACAAGGGGCTCGGCGGACATGAGTTAGAGCTGCTCCTGCCCAATGACGCGATGCGGGGTGGTTGGCAGGTCAAAGCCTTTATCGATCCAAAGGCCCCCGCCCTGGCACAGACCTCCATTCTCGTTGAAGACTTCATACCAGATCGGCTCGAGCTCGAGCTCGAGAGCACCGTCAGGAGCATTGATCGCGACAAGTCATTTCCTGTCGACGTTAGTGGAAGGTATCTATACGGAACACCGGCGGCCAATTTGGCCCTCGAGGGCGAAATCCTCATTGCACCTGCCGCAAGCCTGGACGGTTTCACCGGGTACACGTTCGGTCTTTCGGACGAAGAGATCCAACCGCAACGCAAGCCGATTCTTGATGTCCCGTCACTGGATGCCGAAGGAAAAGCCCACATCGATGTTGTGGTTGGGGACACCCTTGTTTCCACCAGGCCCCTAGAAGCCAAAATCACGGTCCGTCTCCGAGAGACTGGCGGCCGCGCGGTGGAGCAGACCCTCACGAGACCGATCAACCCCAATGGCCCGATGATCGGCATCAAGCCGCGATTCGAAGGCAGCATCGGGCAAGGTGAAGTTGCACAGTTCGACGTCATCGCCCTCGATCGGTCTCAACAGCGCACGAATATTTCAGGCGCCCGCTGGTCCCTCTACAAGATCGAAAAGAACTATCAGTGGTACATGACTAACGGCCAGTGGAATTACGAGCCCGTCAGCTTTACGCGGAAGATTGCAGATGGATCCGTGGATCTCGGCGCCGATGCACCTGCTGTGGTCCAGTCGCCGGTAGAATGGGGACGGTATCGTCTGGAGGTTAGCGCCTCTGAGGGCGAATTCGCGGCCTCCAGCGTGGAGTTTGATGCGGGTTGGTATGTGGAGGCGGCGACGGCGGACACTCCAGATGTCCTCGAAATCTCCTTGGACAAGGAAAAGTACCAGCCTGGGGAGACGGCAAGAGTAAAAATCACGCCGCGCTTCCAGGGCATCGCGATGCTCACGGTAATGAGCGATCGACTGATTGCTATGAAAACCGTGGAAGTGCCCCTCGAAGGAACCGAAGTCGAATTCACGGTGGAGCAGTCTTGGCTGCCCGGTGCCTATGTGACTGCCAGCCTGTATCGCGCTGCAGATGCAGCAACGTCGCGCATGCCTGCCCGGGCGCTGGGCCTGGCCTGGCTGGGGACCGATGTTTCCACACGCACGCTTGACGTCGCACTTGATGCACCGGAGATCATCCGTCCGAACACCACATTGGATGTCACGGCTGCCGTATCGGGCGGCAGCCCCGGCGAGGATGTCTATCTGACCTTGGCCGCCGTAGATGTCGGAATTCTCAATGTCACTCGCTATCAGTCCCCATCACCTGGAAACTGGTATTTTGGCCAGCGGCGTCTGGGGATGGATTTGCGAGATCTTTACGGGCGGTTGATCGACGGCATGTCTGCAGCTCCCGGCGTCATCCGTTCAGGAGGTGGTGAAGCCAGCTTGCAAATATCAGGAAACCCTCCGACACAGCCATTGGTGGCCGCCTTTTCAGGCATTGTTAAGGTCGACCCTGAAGGCAAAGTGGCGGTTTCCTTTTCCATACCGCAGTTTAACGGCAGCGTACGCCTCATGGCTGTTGCCTGGAGCGCCGACTCCGTCGGCCAGGCCAGTCGCGATGTCATCGTGCGTGATCCGATCGTTGTTTCCGCCAGCGTCCCCCGGTTTATGGCGCCGGGGGATGAAGCACGCGTCACCTTGGAGATGACGAACTCGGATGGTTCTCCGGGCGACTACACAGTCCAGGTCACCTCCTCGGGTGAAATTGAGGTGGATCAAGACGGAGATGAGCAGATCGTCACTCTCGCCGCCGGCGAGCGCAAGGTCCTCACGACGAACCTGGTCGCAAAAGAAAACGGCCTGGGCATCGTCACCGTTGCACTCTCAGGTGGCGGTCTTGAGCTGGCGCAGGAACTGATCGTTCCGGTGAGGCCTTCTGAAGCGCTCGCGAGCCAAAGGCTCGTCAAATCCATCCCGCCAAAGACCGGGACGCTTTCCCTCGGGTCGGAGCTGTTCGCGGGCCATAGCTCCAAAGGCGCGACGCTCGATGTCAGCATCATGAGCAGAGGAGCTATCGATGTGCCCTCGCTCCTGCTTTCCCTCGATCGCTATCCCTATGGTTGCGCAGAACAGCTTACCAGTAGAGCCCTTCCCCTTCTTTACTTCAATGACCTGGCGTCGGTGATCGGGATTGCTCGGGACAGCGGAGCGACAAAGCGAATTCAAACCACGATCACGGACGTTCTGGCCAAGCAATCTTCCACGGGAAGTTTCGGCTTATGGAGTCCAGCATCTGGCGATCTTTGGTTGGATTCCTACGTGACGGATTTCCTCACGCGAGCCCGCGAAGCCGGTTACCAGGTTCCTGACGTGGCCTTCATGCAGGCTCTCGACAATCTCCAAAATCAACTTGCCTATGCCTCCGATAGCGACAGCGGGAACGAGCCAATCGCATATGCGCTCTATGTGCTGGCCCGGAACAAAAGAGCCGCCATCGGAGATCTTCGCTACTATGCGGATGCAAAGCTCGACAAGCTCGGGTCGGGTTTGGCCAAAGCACAGCTTGGGGCAGCGCTTGCTCTTTATGGCGAGCGGAACCGGTCGGAGGTTGCTTTCGCGAAGGCTTTCGATGCCCTGGGTCCAGACCATGCGCTTCAGCCGGACGAGATCTCAACGAGAACGGATTACGGATCCCAGCTCAGGGATGCAGCAGCAACGCTCGCATTGCTCTCTGAGGTGGAACCGCCTCTGCCCATGAGCGAAACACTCATTCGGCGAGTCAGTGATCTGAGAGCGCAGGCCCGAAACACGAGCACGCAAGAAGAGGCCTGGCTGCTCCTTGCGGCCCACGGACTGATGGAACGCTTCAAAACGGTCGAACTGGAGCTGGCGGGCGTTCCCGTGAAAGATGCCCTGTTCAGGACCTTTGACCAGGACGTTCTGGCCGCTCAGCCGATTCAGATCGCCAATCTTTCAGATCAACCCGTTGATGCCGTGATCACCATCAAAGGCTTCCCCCTGCAGGCGCCCGCTGCGGGAGGCGATGGTTTCAAGATCACTCGGCAATATTTCGACCTTGATGGGAAGGAGGTTTCGCCCAGCAGCGTCGCCCAGAATGAACGCTTCGTCGTCGTTTTGACGGTCAGCGAGGAGAACGAACTGCCCTCTCGAGTCCTGGTCGTCGATCGCTTGCCAGCGGGGTTCGAGATCGACAATCCGCATATCGTCAAGAGCGCGGATCTCGCTGCCTTCCAATGGTTGCCCGACAACATCAATGCGGCACGGACTGAGTTCCGGGACGATCGGTTCGTCGCGGCCTTCGATCGAACTGAAAATAGCGAGCGGAGCATCGTCATCGCCTATGTCGTTCGGGCCGTAACGCCGGGGCAATATGTTCACCCCGCGGCGACTGTAGAGGATATGTATCGGCCTGACCTGTCGGCTTGGACAGATGAAGGCACCGTCGAGGTCACCGCACCGAAGCCGAACTGA